The following proteins are co-located in the Pomacea canaliculata isolate SZHN2017 linkage group LG8, ASM307304v1, whole genome shotgun sequence genome:
- the LOC112570148 gene encoding alpha-(1,6)-fucosyltransferase-like isoform X1 has protein sequence MFLITFLGLVFSASSKSYSPIRILKIPVVDSLNPRPDILPLAIPKDLAPRLMTFHGDPPVWWIGQLLRYLMRPQKHLQENIEQSAKEMGFKKPIVGVHVRRTDKLFGEAAFHSLEEYMHHVEDYYQQLEHHTGPLTRRVYLATDDPNVLKEARENYRNYIFVYDDWISLAAHESRYTPRSLMGIILDIHFLSSSDYLVCTFSSQVCRVAYELMQTLHGDASTYFRSLDDSFYFGGQNAHNMLAWENYNASRNEEISLQVGDLVGIAGNHWDGFSKGTNRRTGQSGLYPSYKVVDNVVAVWMPLYVNVKDDENT, from the exons ATGTTCCTCATTACTTTTCTTGGTTTAGTGTTTTCAGCATCTTCTAAGAGCTATTCTCCAATAAGGATTCTCAAGATACCAGTGGTGGATTCTCTGAATCCTCGGCCAGACATTTTACCTCTGGCCATTCCCAAGGATTTGGCACCTCGGCTTATGACTTTCCATGGCGACCCTCCTGTATGGTGGATCGGTCAGCTGTTACGATACCTCATGCGACCACAGAAACATCTTCAGGAGAACATAGAGCAGTCAGCAAAGGAGATGGGATTTAAGAAGCCGATAGTTGG AGTCCATGTTCGACGTACAGACAAATTGTTTGGAGAAGCTGCTTTTCACAGCCTAGAAGAATACATGCATCATGTGGAGGACTATTACCAGCAGCTAGAACACCACACTGGACCTCTTACACGACGTGTTTATTTAGCTACTGATGATCCAAATGTCCTGAAGGAGGCTAGAGAgaa ttatagAAACTACATCTTCGTATATGATGACTGGATATCTCTAGCGGCTCATGAATCTCGCTACACTCCAAGATCATTGATGGGGATCATTCTTGATATCCATTTCTTATCTTCAAGCGACTACCTTGTATGCACATTTTCTTCACAG GTATGTCGAGTGGCCTATGAACTAATGCAGACCCTGCATGGTGATGCTTCAACCTACTTCAGATCTTTAGATGATTCATTCTACTTTGGTGGCCAGAATGCTCATAACATGCTTGCTTGGGAAAACTACAATGCTTCTCGAAATGAAGAGATCTCCCTGCAAGTAGGCGACTTGGTAGGAATAGCTGGAAACCACTGGGATGGATTTTCTAAAGGAACTAACCGCCGTACTGGACAATCAGGACTGTACCCATCCTACAAGGTGGTAGACAATGTTGTGGCAGTGTGGATGCCACTTTATGTCAATGTAAAGGATGatgaaaatacataa
- the LOC112570148 gene encoding alpha-(1,6)-fucosyltransferase-like isoform X2 → MTFHGDPPVWWIGQLLRYLMRPQKHLQENIEQSAKEMGFKKPIVGVHVRRTDKLFGEAAFHSLEEYMHHVEDYYQQLEHHTGPLTRRVYLATDDPNVLKEARENYRNYIFVYDDWISLAAHESRYTPRSLMGIILDIHFLSSSDYLVCTFSSQVCRVAYELMQTLHGDASTYFRSLDDSFYFGGQNAHNMLAWENYNASRNEEISLQVGDLVGIAGNHWDGFSKGTNRRTGQSGLYPSYKVVDNVVAVWMPLYVNVKDDENT, encoded by the exons ATGACTTTCCATGGCGACCCTCCTGTATGGTGGATCGGTCAGCTGTTACGATACCTCATGCGACCACAGAAACATCTTCAGGAGAACATAGAGCAGTCAGCAAAGGAGATGGGATTTAAGAAGCCGATAGTTGG AGTCCATGTTCGACGTACAGACAAATTGTTTGGAGAAGCTGCTTTTCACAGCCTAGAAGAATACATGCATCATGTGGAGGACTATTACCAGCAGCTAGAACACCACACTGGACCTCTTACACGACGTGTTTATTTAGCTACTGATGATCCAAATGTCCTGAAGGAGGCTAGAGAgaa ttatagAAACTACATCTTCGTATATGATGACTGGATATCTCTAGCGGCTCATGAATCTCGCTACACTCCAAGATCATTGATGGGGATCATTCTTGATATCCATTTCTTATCTTCAAGCGACTACCTTGTATGCACATTTTCTTCACAG GTATGTCGAGTGGCCTATGAACTAATGCAGACCCTGCATGGTGATGCTTCAACCTACTTCAGATCTTTAGATGATTCATTCTACTTTGGTGGCCAGAATGCTCATAACATGCTTGCTTGGGAAAACTACAATGCTTCTCGAAATGAAGAGATCTCCCTGCAAGTAGGCGACTTGGTAGGAATAGCTGGAAACCACTGGGATGGATTTTCTAAAGGAACTAACCGCCGTACTGGACAATCAGGACTGTACCCATCCTACAAGGTGGTAGACAATGTTGTGGCAGTGTGGATGCCACTTTATGTCAATGTAAAGGATGatgaaaatacataa
- the LOC112570137 gene encoding TNF receptor-associated factor 3-like: MADEAINFPSLGSTGPLSSGPESSLFINDRGDPELVNSADKERFLCPVHHGLLRDPRQTPCGHRLCASCVEDYLKGSESRRCPVGESDCEPITLQNVLRDNSCSRDMKKLMVYCLNKSRKCPHKCKYHELKTHIESCEYEDIACIYASRGCTEKSLRKDSISHTSACPFRPVQCKFCNLEINHNQIQHHESEVCPEKETGCPFGCGEKKVKRKEIMDHRDVCPIRPMDCKFKAMGCSFAGKKDDVEKHEKHAQAEHLELLTRKVAELELKSMDTQSALQTITVQRDELQQSLSSMRSQDPNLQAMLHQLEGQGRDFRLKLVGLLERVIVLERRVPELAERRKVEEIERSITTINQRLAQVQTSAGSGTGGPVTVPRYGTINDMADAFSTQLSAHDRQLGVHDVRMAEMDLRFQLLETASYDGMLVWKIRDYERRKRDAVNGRTLSLYSQPFYTGRFGYKMCARVYLNGDGMGKTTHMSLFFVIMRGEYDALLNWPFRQKVTLTLLDQSAEKRHLSDHFQPDPTSSSFQRPSGEMNVASGCPLFVSHAVLENPANGYVRDDTIFIKIAVDTIPNPF; encoded by the exons ATGGCTGATGAAGCCATCAATTTTCCAAGCTTAGGTAGCACAGGACCTTTAAGCAGTGGTCCTGAAAGCTCACTGTTTATTAATGACAGAGGAGATCCGGAGTTGGTAAACagtgcagacaaagaaagattcCTGTGTCCAGTACATCATGGATTGCTACGTGATCCACGACAAACACCCTGTGGTCACCGTTTGTGTGCAAG ttgTGTGGAAGATTATTTGAAAGGATCTGAATCACGACGTTGTCCTGTAGGGGAAAGCGATTGTGAACCTATCACTCTACAAAAT GTCTTGCGTGACAACAGCTGTTCACGTGACATGAAAAAGTTGATGGTGTATTGCCTGAACAAGTCACGTAAGTGCCCTCACAAGTGTAAATACCATGAATTAAAG ACCCATATAGAATCCTGTGAATATGAAGACATTGCTTGCATTTATGCGTCACGTGGCTGCACAGAGAAATCATTGAGGAAAGACTCTATCAGTCACACTAGTGCTTGTCCCTTCAGACCAGTTCAATGCAAGTTTTGTAACCTTGAGATCAACCATAATCAGATCCAG CATCATGAAAGTGAAGTGTGTcctgaaaaagaaacaggaTGCCCTTTTGGCTGTGGAGAGAAGAAAGTGAAGCGTAAGGAG ATTATGGACCACAGAGATGTTTGTCCTATACGTCCAATGGATTGTAAATTCAAGGCAATGGGCTGCAGCTTTGCT GGCAAGAAAGATGATGTAGAAAAGCATGAAAAACATGCGCAGGCTGAACATCTGGAGCTGCTGACACGGAAGGTTGCAGAACTTGAGCTTAAAAGCATGGACACTCAGAGTGCTCTTCAA acCATAACAGTGCAGCGTGATGAGCTACAACAGAGCCTGAGCTCAATGCGAAGTCAAGACCCTAACCTCCAGGCCATGCTGCACCAGCTGGAAGGACAAGGACGGGACTTCAGG CTCAAATTGGTTGGTCTTCTTGAGCGCGTAATTGTGCTGGAAAGGCGTGTGCCAGAACTAGCTGAGCGAAGAAAAGTGGAGGAAATCGAGAGGAGTATCACAACCATCAACCAGCGCTTAGCACAGGTTCAGACTTCGGCTGGAAGTGGGACTGGTGGCCCTGTGACAGTACCACGCTATGGCACTATTAACGATATGGCAG ATGCATTTTCAACTCAACTTAGTGCACATGATAGACAGCTAGGTGTGCATGATGTGCGCATGGCAGAAATGGACCTGCGCTTCCAGCTACTGGAGACGGCCTCGTATGATGGCATGCTTGTGTGGAAAATCCGAGATTATGAGCGCCGTAAGAGAGATGCTGTCAATGGGAGAACGCTTTCCTTGTACAGCCAACCTTTCTACACTGGAAGATTTGGGTACAAAATGTGTGCTCGAGTCTATCTCAATGGTGATGGAATGGGAAAGACTACGCACATGtcccttttctttgtcattatgCGAG GAGAATATGATGCCCTTCTGAACTGGCCTTTTCGGCAAAAGGTGACACTGACATTACTGGATCAGTCAGCAGAAAAACGTCATCTCTCAGATCACTTCCAGCCTGACCCAACATCATCTAGTTTTCAAAGACCTTCAGGAGAGATGAATGTAGCTAGTGGATgtcctttgtttgtttctcaTGCTGTACTGGAAAACCCAGCTAATGGATATGTTAGAGATGACACAATATTTATTAAGATTGCAGTGGACACAATACCAAATCCTTTTTGA
- the LOC112570136 gene encoding TNF receptor-associated factor 3-like isoform X2 — protein MRRMKVHCVNKGSGCQLQCKYQDLKKHVQVCEHATVTCRWAPRGCPQHVLRKDLEEHARSCVWRPERCQLCGAEVSHCEMQNHEADVCPEKVTGCPYNCGHRTLKRKEVLDHRNVCPIRPTSCKFQAMGCTYVNTKELVDQHAKDAIAYHLELATSRLVEISQKRTVSETEHQDLLSRYTELEHNVHEAQAQQQNVQTTVHQIEQHGRDTRLKMVDLIERLIVLERKLEGQMATRRQVEQVERSVTEVSQRLAQLEERQRGDGSLQGEVQGTTGRYGSISNMAEVVSAQLSDHDRMIGVHDVRMAEMDLRFQLLETASYDGTLVWKIRDYARRKRDAVNSRTLSLYSQPFYTNRFGYKMCARVYLNGDGMGKKTHMSIFFVVMRGEYDALLTWPFNLKVTLTLLDQSPRRRHLTDQFVPDPTSSSFQRPSGEMNVASGCPLFVSQSLVENPDNGYVMDDTIFIRISVGQNTTTLSPTD, from the exons AAGCACGTGCAGGTCTGTGAGCACGCTACGGTGACGTGCAGGTGGGCGCCACGCGGGTGTCCCCAGCACGTGCTACGTAAGGACCTGGAGGAGCACGCACGCTCTTGTGTGTGGAGACCGGAACGGTGCCAACTGTGTGGGGCAGAGGTCAGCCATTGTGAGATGCAG AATCACGAGGCAGACGTCTGTCCAGAGAAGGTTACCGGGTGTCCGTACAACTGTGGACATAGGACGCTGAAGAGAAAGGAG gttTTGGACCACAGAAATGTCTGTCCAATTCGTCCAACAAGCTGCAAATTCCAAGCAATGGGCTGCACTTATGTT AACACAAAAGAACTTGTTGATCAACATGCGAAAGATGCAATCGCCTATCATCTTGAACTAGCGACTAGCAGACTGGTAGAAATTTCCCAGAAGCGAACAGTTAGCGAGACCGAACATCAG gaCTTGCTATCAAGGTACACAGAGCTGGAGCACAATGTGCACGAAGCACAGGCACAGCAGCAGAACGTCCAGACCACAGTTCACCAGATTGAGCAGCATGGTCGAGATACCAGG CTGAAGATGGTGGACCTGATCGAGAGGCTGATTGTGCTGGAGCGGAAGCTGGAGGGGCAGATGGCGACCCGGCGGCAGGTGGAGCAGGTGGAGCGCAGCGTGACGGAGGTCAGTCAGCGCCTGGCACAGCTGGAGGAGCGGCAGCGGGGGGACGGCAGTCTCCAGGGGGAAGTGCAGGGGACGACCGGTCGCTACGGCAGCATCAGCAACATGGCCG AGGTTGTGTCGGCGCAGCTGTCCGACCACGACCGGATGATCGGCGTGCACGACGTGCGCATGGCCGAGATGGACCTGCGCTTCCAGCTGCTGGAGACGGCGTCGTACGACGGCACGCTGGTGTGGAAGATCCGCGACTACGCGCGCCGCAAGCGGGACGCCGTCAACAGCCGCACCCTGTCTCTCTACAGCCAACCCTTCTACACCAACCGCTTCGGCTACAAGATGTGCGCTCGCGTCTACCTCAACGGCGACGGCATGGGCAAGAAGACCCACATGTCCATCTTCTTTGTCGTCATGCGCG GCGAGTACGATGCGCTTCTCACCTGGCCGTTCAACCTCAAAGTCACCTTAACCTTGCTGGACCAGTCTCCACGGAGACGACACTTGACAGACCAGTTCGTGCCTGACCCGACCTCCTCCAGCTTCCAGCGACCATCAGGAGAGATGAATGTGGCCAGCGGCTGCCCGCTCTTCGTCAGCCAATCTCTGGTCGAGAACCCGGACAACGGTTACGTCATGGACGACACAATCTTCATCCGCATCAGCGTCGGTCAGAACACTACCACACTTTCTCCTACTGACTGA